The sequence CCTGGGCCGCGCTTGGAGAGAAGGGGTTGTATGGGATGTGCAGCGCGCCCGGTACGTGGCCTTCGAGGTACTCGGAGCGGCCGCGGGCATCAACGAAGAGTACGTCCTCGCGATCAAGGAGTTCGATGGCCTGCTCCGCGTCCACGCTGCCGCCCTGGCCGAGTTCGGCCATGCGTTTGGCCGACCAGTCTTCGATCCAGGGCAGGGTGTCGGGCCGGATGGAGTTGGCCGCGGCCCCGGCGAGCAGGGCGAGTACGAGCAGCAGGATGGCCTGGCGGATTGAGGAAG is a genomic window of Desulfohalovibrio reitneri containing:
- a CDS encoding rhodanese-like domain-containing protein, which gives rise to MKPVASSIRQAILLLVLALLAGAAANSIRPDTLPWIEDWSAKRMAELGQGGSVDAEQAIELLDREDVLFVDARGRSEYLEGHVPGALHIPYNPFSPSAAQGVQALPRERWLVIYCSSLTCDKASEMAETLRLEGFEDVLVMPGGWQAWLEAQGPVARQMDADQTEGGAQ